The genomic interval AACTCTAATACTTTAGATACTGAAGATATAGCAATGCCTCGATAGTTATTCACGTCCCTCATATTACTTGTTACGGGAAACTTTCTAGGAACCACAAAGTAAAGCGCGATAGTGTGCATGAACCACTGATGCAGCAGTCATCAGTTGTTCACGCGCGCTTTGATGACACGACCCGTCTAGATTGCCCGCTTATAGATTCTTCCGACTGCCATGCAGAAATTGAGTATAATGTTTCCATTGCTGACAGCTAGAAGTTTCAATAGATGCCAACACGCAAAATTGTCCGAGTTCCTCTTATTAACCGACCATTATTTAAATTGTCCTCATACTTGAAAACCATATGtccacatacatgtacatgtactcacTCTCTACTAGCGTGTTGAATGTATATCAAATCTACACTGACTGTGTTTTTTCCCAATACTTATCAAGATTAAACTGTACGAGTTTCAAGTACACTCTCACTCTTTCTCCAAAGTGTTTGAAGTCTGCAATATCTTCATTGGCGGCAAGTTCTAAATTCGATGTGATTTTCGTCTCCAGTACGCAATCATCcaaactacacaacaaaacaagctGTGTCAACACTAGTGATTGAACATGTCGACAAACGTGGAAGTCGACATACTAATCGTTCAAATTTCCCAGTATTGACTTGATGTCGACGCGCTCAAACGAGCAGAAGACAATAAGACATTTATTCTTAGTGCACTGAGAGAAGAGGTTCTCCAATGTCAGTCTCACTGCAAGCGAAGGAAAGAAGAATAAACGTGTTCTACATTGGTTTGGCTATAGCCAAGTGTTACCAGCACTAATTCGAAAGTGAGATTCTAGACATGATACAACGATGAGATCAAATTCACGTGTTTTACGTTGCCTGGAGTCTTGTCGTAGTTTGATGAACAGCTAAATGTCGATGATTAGTAAATTAAGAAATACGTGACTGAAGTAAATTTACAAAGCCACACGTGCAAGTACAAGAATCAAGAATGCAAGTTCACTCAttcccccctctctctctctttctcgccctctctctctctctctctctcacacacacacacacacacacatacacacactcatcCCCAGACTCTCCCGCAATATAGTCTTGGGCACAGGACAAGACTAGCGTGAGAGAGTTTGCAGACGAGGCTAGTTTTTCAACGTCTGCAAAGTGTCACCTGCAACAGCACCATCTACATTTAATCTTCCCGAAAATTATTTTTTGATGACTAAATTTGCCAAGCGCGTAAACATTAAAGCTATCCTGTTCTGCAGCAAATTCTGCTTTGTCTATAGAAACTCTCAGCAGGTCCaacaattttgattttttaggCTTCTTGCAAAATCAGATCTTGTATACATTCCATGCTATATAGCCAGTTGCTAACTGTAACAATTCTTCAACGGTAACGATTAATTACAACTGATTCTAAATACTTTGTGAGATTCTCTTATTATTATATTACCATTGACAGATTCTGCTACGACATACAACTCAAAGtcaattaattacttaacAATTGATGCGTATACAAACTGGTTGTTACTAAACTATTGGTAGAAGTCTTGTTATACAGAGCCATAGCCAAACCTAAAAACTAAAGGAGGCAAGACATGTTTCAAGGGTGTCACGTGGGTCTCAAAAGTGGGGGCTCGTAAATAAAGCTGAAAATGTGACATCACAGAAACgtttatatttaaaatttacttGAACATAAAATATAGGTCTATTATAAATTTCAACAATTACATCCTCAGCGACAGCTAATTTTTTAAGAAATTGTATTTAATAATACACTAGCTATTTAGAGAAAGGCATCTTTCACAGAGAGCAGCAAATTGCAACACAAGATCATCTACCCTGCTTTTCAGTTCTTTAGTCGTCAATGCAATGATAAATCTATGGTTTGCGACCTCGAGGAACTGCCAGCATGCAGTGCCAGGTTCATGTCTTTGCTCTCATAGTTTATGTGTAACATGGCAAAACTAAGATGTTTTAGGACTGATTGATTCTCAAACAACCCGAGAGTAAGTACAATAAGAATAATTTTAACGAACCACGCTTTCAAATAGTGGGGCTATAGTGCCTACTATAGCCCATAGTACGTGATGCCCTTGTGTGTTTATACTGCTAGGGTTTATACTTTTCATCATAAGGTGGCAATAGCATTTATTTTGGTATTCTGAGAACGGTCTACATTGTGTCATTGTGTGATATCTACAGAGGTATATAGCTACTGCCTATAGAATTGGTTTAGTTTAGCAAATGTTGTACTTATTATGATATCTGCCAAAAAACATAAGGATACTTTCATTAGAAATCCCTTTTCCATGGTCCCTGTAAAGATCTGTCATCATAAATGATTGTAAACTCCAGTCTCGTAGAAGCCTCTGATAATGGAAGACGCCTCTTCCGGTCCCAAATGAGTTGGTCAGTTTGAGCTGTATGCCAGTGCAGTCAGCCGTATATAGACATCTTGCTTTATCGTGCAACAGACAagtggaagtttgaggctctGGCATATGGCAGAGCCATCTAAAGAGATCTGATTCTCTAAACACTAGGCCTGGCTATAGTGCCTAGAGCAAGCTAAAAGTTGGCTTCAAGTTGAGCTAGCATGAGAGCGAAATTCGAAATGCGCTTGAAAACCACTAATACCTAAAGACTTAGGCTGCTCTCTGTCCTATTAGAGGCTAGTACACACCAGAGTGTCTACTTCAATAGTTGACTGGCCACTAGGGACACatcttgaatttttggtgacACTCGTACCCAAAATCTTTTGCCTCCTCTGCCTCATCCTGGCTACAATGTCATCCCTGTTACCCCTGTTATAGCCCTGTTatacatgtacaagtagaacaaTTATCTGTCTTGTCAGTCATATATAGCATTCCGTCATATagtatgtccatttgtctggCTACCCTGAAACCTGCCTGCTGCTTGTGCCTGTGTTTCTCTACGTTAAATTTCTATGTGTCCGCATGCGtgcaaggtgtgtgtgtgtgtgtgtgtgtgtgtgtgtgtgtgcacgcgcgcgtgcatgtgtaagCATCCAACAGTTTCAGATCTCTTTGTAAAATCCTCTGGTATCAGGAATCAATCAAGCAATCTACTAAACTAAGAATGTTCAAGACAGCTATCACACCAACTCTTCTTCATGGCAGTGAAACTTGGACACTTCTGTCTCAGCACATCAAGAAACAGCAGGGTTTCTGCATGCGTTGCCTACGAAATTGTCCTGGGCATATCAGTAAGAGAGAAACAGAGGAATAGTGTTGTTCGAGCTAAGGCAAGTATTGAGACTGTAGAAACAATGATCAGGAAGAGACGGCTAAGGTGGTTAGGCCACATAGCCAGGATGGAGTCTCACCTTATTCCAAGACAATTAACTGCTGGTTTGCACGTTTGAAGGGAGTACGAGTTCTTCTGTAGGCGGTCAGAAGCTGAGATAAGTTGATATTGTGATGAAGGATTTGAAGAAGTGTAAGCTCAACAAAGAATGGATACACATATGCCCAAGATATCGTGCTAAGTGGAGATATCCATAGTAGACGCTGTGGTTACAGAGTTGAACGAGAAAGCTAAGAAAATGGgaaagatgaagaaagagagagaagaagGAAAAGAAATCAATTATCAGATCAAACCGACCTACAGTGTACTCAACCTGGTTGCACctttacaacacaaaacaaggCAGGTCTTGCTAATCatcaacaacagaaacagagagaagCAGCCCAAGAGATCCTCTCTTGTTGTCACTGCCACCAAAAGTTTAAACAGCAAGGTTACAAAAACCATATGAAGTTTCGCCATCAAAATCCGAACAGAGTCAAGAGATTACATTGGGGGCAATAAAGTCTACCGATTAAGCATTGTACTTAAAATGTGGCTTGCACCACTTATACTCGAGTGAATTCAgaacatggatggatggatggtgtgcgtgcatgtgtgcttgcgtacatgtgtgtgtgtgtgtgtgtgtgtgtgtgtgtgtgtgtgtgtgtgtgtgtgtgtgtgtgtgtgtgtgtgtgtgtgtgtgtgtgaatgcgATCAGGCGTGTGCATGCAAatgaaagaaaaagaaaaagaatgaCAGCAAACGAAACACTAACACCTATGTTTACGGTTATTGATTAATTACCTCGGCGGAAAACGGGCTGGTGGTATTAGTAATGTTGTTTGGAACCCTCAAAAatgtcaaattttcaaatttctcctccaaTATCTTTTCTCTCCGTTCCTCCTGAAAGCGCTGAGATGACGTTGATAATTCCGGTTTATAATACTGACTAAACTCAACAGCAAACGTCTACACGAAACAGAATTACTTCAatctttttaattaacataaatttGAATACACGCATTGGCTATACTGCATACCTCTCTACTTAGTTTTGCCACAGATAGAGCAAATCCCCTCGAtccagaaaacaaaagaagGGCATTCTTGAATTCTGCATCCACTTTGTTTCTACCACGGGTGCAAAGCCGAAGTAGATGATCTCCCAGTGACGGTAAATCATCACATCTACTAGCATCACGTTTTCTACACTTGCAGTGAAACACTTTCTGAACAGTGTCATTGTTCAAAGCTGTTCGGCCATGTGGATGCATACACGATTGAGGACTAATCTTAAACAGAAAAAGCAAATAGTTTTCATAGTCTGTTTTCCATCGTTCTTGCAACAGAAATTCAACTATCAAGTTCCTAAACACTTCCCCTTGTCCTTTATCAAGGCCATACAGCATCATTAAAAGAAAGTTAAAGTCATTATGGACCTTGGTCTCCAACTTCCTGGTTATAAAAAGAGAATCATCTCCATAGCTAATGCCCAAATGGTAATAGAAATCACATTGCCCCCGATAATCGAGCTCTTTCCCATGGCTAGTATGTAACCACCATAACCCCCTAACACTTGCCAAGAAACCCAATAGTAACAGACACACGTTTGCAATCCaaacacactgaaatgatAACGAAGATGCATGGGTACACCAAACAGTCCACGTTGGGATACCTCTTGTCACATTTACTTGAATTCTGTCTCCCCCAATATTAGGACAAAATATGTCTCTAGCAGAAAGTAAGTCGCCACCGTCATATAAAACAATGATGATTGGCAAAAA from Corticium candelabrum chromosome 14, ooCorCand1.1, whole genome shotgun sequence carries:
- the LOC134190230 gene encoding uncharacterized protein LOC134190230, with product MAEDGRSDSETDDTLSESRQQEKELIWDQILLYVSTFGLTLSLIPVVARVLVDRSVACNSPGNFTGTRDQLNYVVVWCSRHVRSLEELPLLILFQSLCLIAPHVTWKAYASAAFEEFFSGSLRVGKLRMKTTGSYDEDTIRLVRHLWDRYTRTHSVRTSYRVKLFLHFFVCLIFLPIIIVLYDGGDLLSARDIFCPNIGGDRIQVNVTRGIPTWTVWCTHASSLSFQCVWIANVCLLLLGFLASVRGLWWLHTSHGKELDYRGQCDFYYHLGISYGDDSLFITRKLETKVHNDFNFLLMMLYGLDKGQGEVFRNLIVEFLLQERWKTDYENYLLFLFKISPQSCMHPHGRTALNNDTVQKVFHCKCRKRDASRCDDLPSLGDHLLRLCTRGRNKVDAEFKNALLLFSGSRGFALSVAKLSRETFAVEFSQYYKPELSTSSQRFQEERREKILEEKFENLTFLRVPNNITNTTSPFSAELFIKLRQDSRQRKTREFDLIVVSCLESHFRISAVRLTLENLFSQCTKNKCLIVFCSFERVDIKSILGNLNDYLDDCVLETKITSNLELAANEDIADFKHFGERVRVYLKLVQFNLDKYWEKTQSV